The Alkalinema sp. FACHB-956 genome includes a region encoding these proteins:
- a CDS encoding Uma2 family endonuclease has protein sequence MVISPKITSPTEPDSVIYPDSDGQPMADNTKQFEWIVLLKKNLDILFAEDANVFVAGDLLWYPLQGRNQRRTAPDVMVVFGRPKGERGSYKQWEEDNIAPQVVFEILSPSNTIEEMERKLLFYDRYGVEEYYIYDPETGHFRGWLRGEEGLDGVEFETEWVSPRLEIRFDCSGDNLQVFYPSGLRFLSQTELAAQLEQTNQALEQTSQELEQEKARSQRLAEKLRELGIDPDTLER, from the coding sequence ATGGTTATTTCCCCAAAAATCACCTCTCCAACTGAACCAGATTCCGTAATCTATCCAGACAGTGACGGCCAGCCGATGGCAGATAATACGAAGCAGTTTGAATGGATTGTTCTGCTCAAAAAGAATCTCGATATCCTCTTTGCTGAGGATGCCAACGTCTTTGTGGCGGGAGATTTGCTGTGGTATCCCCTCCAAGGACGCAATCAGCGGCGTACCGCGCCTGATGTGATGGTGGTGTTTGGCCGACCCAAGGGCGAACGCGGTTCCTACAAGCAATGGGAGGAGGACAATATTGCGCCGCAGGTGGTGTTTGAAATCCTTTCCCCCAGCAACACGATCGAGGAAATGGAGCGCAAGTTACTGTTCTACGATCGCTACGGTGTTGAAGAATATTACATTTACGATCCGGAAACGGGGCATTTTCGGGGTTGGCTGCGGGGCGAGGAGGGACTCGATGGGGTGGAGTTTGAGACGGAATGGGTTAGCCCGCGCTTAGAGATCCGCTTTGACTGTTCCGGTGACAACTTGCAGGTGTTTTATCCTTCGGGGCTGCGGTTTTTGAGTCAGACGGAGTTAGCGGCTCAGTTAGAGCAAACAAATCAAGCGCTAGAGCAAACTAGCCAGGAGCTGGAACAGGAAAAAGCCCGATCGCAGCGGTTGGCTGAAAAACTGCGCGAGTTGGGAATTGATCCAGATACTCTGGAGCGATAG